From Candidatus Neomarinimicrobiota bacterium, one genomic window encodes:
- the rdgB gene encoding RdgB/HAM1 family non-canonical purine NTP pyrophosphatase has translation MKWVVATRNPDKLREIRALFSALPVELLNLADFPAAGLVEETGTSLQENALLKAQAAHRATGLPALADDTGLEVDALGGAPGIHAARYAGPRATYRQNWQKLLQALEAVPEHQRTARFRTCAVYLDEGWEVAAEGVIEGVIATAPQGEQGFGYDPVFHPLGAAITFGAMTAEQKQHLSHRGRAFRALYSKLARAMSTLEIKEITA, from the coding sequence GTGAAGTGGGTGGTGGCCACCCGGAACCCTGATAAGCTCCGTGAAATACGGGCTCTTTTCAGCGCTCTGCCCGTGGAGCTATTGAACCTGGCGGACTTCCCGGCAGCCGGGTTGGTTGAGGAAACGGGAACAAGTTTACAGGAGAACGCTTTGCTAAAGGCACAGGCGGCGCACAGGGCGACCGGTCTGCCGGCACTGGCCGATGATACCGGCCTGGAGGTGGATGCTCTGGGCGGCGCACCAGGGATTCATGCTGCGCGCTACGCCGGTCCGCGGGCTACCTACCGTCAAAACTGGCAGAAGCTGCTGCAGGCCCTGGAGGCGGTTCCCGAGCATCAGCGTACGGCCCGCTTCCGTACCTGTGCTGTCTACCTGGACGAGGGCTGGGAGGTGGCGGCCGAGGGCGTCATTGAAGGAGTCATCGCCACGGCTCCCCAGGGAGAGCAAGGCTTCGGGTACGACCCGGTCTTTCACCCCCTTGGCGCGGCCATAACATTTGGCGCAATGACGGCTGAGCAGAAGCAGCATCTTTCCCACCGCGGACGGGCCTTCCGGGCGCTGTACAGCAAGCTCGCCCGCGCCATGTCCACACTCGAAATTAAGGAGATCACCGCCTAG
- a CDS encoding EutN/CcmL family microcompartment protein, with protein sequence MFLGRVIGTVWATKKDEKLEGLKMQVVSPVDEQLKAKPGFTIAVDSVGAGAGELVLCASGSSARMTPLTHNKPVDTVIMAIVDEVDFFEP encoded by the coding sequence GTGTTTCTAGGACGGGTTATCGGTACCGTCTGGGCCACCAAAAAGGACGAGAAACTTGAGGGACTTAAGATGCAGGTCGTCAGCCCAGTTGACGAGCAGCTCAAGGCCAAGCCTGGATTCACTATTGCGGTTGATTCGGTCGGTGCTGGGGCGGGCGAGCTGGTACTATGTGCTAGCGGGAGTTCCGCCAGAATGACGCCCCTCACCCACAACAAGCCGGTGGATACAGTGATCATGGCGATCGTTGACGAAGTGGATTTTTTTGAGCCGTGA
- the sprA gene encoding cell surface protein SprA, whose translation MIRPRALYRGVLFLLSGSQFLLGAVEDSVYTHPIQPPDILHRFIAVPIPPPPPRGLALVGWSWSVPTDSSTQARVPPPDSAQAEVSVGDAVLTLTLSLEDARDVLRRAGGAISWPANTLRREWGIDAAGAQITFYQEHDGTPTKLPSTAPLDWYVASRGEANFRDMTLKKLSAQLQPVGESRTQRRGTIELLGADIAGQRVSLRVSGNVAINGGLSFKNREKSFTNFRADQNWDFLVDQKQRFDIEGTIGDRISVLVHQDSENDFEWENAMKIAYTGDEDEILQRIDAGNISLSLPGTQFATGGSGMSNGLFGIKALAKLGPVDLTTVASIERSRKSSKSNKLGQEYVITDMLYMKNRYFFLDSTFRQDYYPLTKALPGIPDGIHLANPDRFVTRLDVYRTIRETSETYQGTAYVDPGSITISASFKVAGHFELLTLNQDYTFDPQLGWIRLRSPAGDYDAIAVAYALANGDTIGTVGEQAADSPALRLKLIKGLGQTASHPTWRLGFKNVYSLGGVNINPEGFEVTVIDRKGPTGNDDRFTSGESFLSIFGLDVLNQNGDSEPDEMIDLGNPNVVNLAQGELHFPALLPFAYSAIPGVATSHPAIEELYGYELEDPNQNFRQDPGEDFNENNTWDVPAIYYRQNANDRAAASRFDIAVKQSGLGASEYSLGFNLVEGSETVFINGNPLDRDRDYDIDYFTGTLTILDMSKYGANPEITIDYEENQLVSFDKKVMLGSRAEIDLGQNSFLGLTGLYYNQSIVDERVDVGSEPIQNMLWDLNGRIAREAPFLTRLVDRLPFVETSAASQFRLDGEFAQVLPNPNPLGTAYVDDFEAAKRVTSPSLIYRSWRFSSTPVDKRAGDRRRLAWWNPYVDVNVRDIWPNRETSLRARNLTTTVLVVDALFEEVPEAVAGPVTEALWGGITYPLLAGDYDQTLSKFFEIWVKGTQGRLHVDVGSISEDINGNELIDTEDRPVAGFSEGNGLLDSGEDVGLDGCPDEFEDGMGGCLLVDAQGKSDGDFDQDPVSVAEQIYAGLYDGIYDGPQVPWADEDDPNGDNFFNTRASDPSRERNDNLNGTQGNSQIQEGSYPDTEDLDGLGGPIPETLDNYFTYGIQLDPNHPDFDASLMISATESNGVPTGWRLFRIPLPDFVPEGVKSVSWDNVKHLRLWLDGFTDSGTRGLTGRLQIAKIEFVGNEWEELGLAPSGTEDYVVVDSAATLAVTVANSEDNADYESPPGVQGEFDRLNDIKLREQSLVLDFSRAGIPPGFKGAVKKSVPKQRGTFLVYNTMEMFVFGAANKEAMTREATSVWFWFRLGEGLDQNEKYYEVRKPVYPGWDDRNHISLNMPAISALKLRATPDTTIYVGTDTIPGYLDLDTGMEVYIKGDPSLERIARYTVGIINEHSETIKGQVMLDELRLAKVRKDRGVAVRLSAALNFADLLTTSFNYARRDADFHTVQERIARNALTNETWRADMTFNPHLFLPPSLGVRFPVSLNYTSSIRSPKYRPGKDILAGSIRTAPDSIQSRSNQMTFKSSFAKSTRSKRWLVRQTFDRLQGSVTLARKKESTTLIAANTVTNMSGQLAYPIKFSDENYIQPFKALARLPWLGERLKDTRLYYAPTQLNFTANVTESLTERVTRARQDTVLDTYNFNLARSVKARYRLTDRFSTDYTRTSNSVLNAFRENKLEALRTLDPGVPRIFTEQFSASYNPDLVRWFKPKFAYQARYGWNKNAPLEEDSTGARITTQGRVSGNVTLKLTDIIELVYKPAGKPKTSAGRRGRSRGRSSTAQQATPEKKQREITSPQLKALLKALHAAAGKVLPISFNYTYNRSGGEPAALGQPGYPYRLAFSRESGLPSDTTRTGKFSQATKAENQDISWRSGLNLSRSINLNLSHTRKWSRTRRIGSSIVNRSEDFLLLGDADKVGFPFVNWSLRWSNLEKLPLLNKIRWKVSLDHNHQGSHTRSIQNSRTPVDKYTRQLQPLIGLTINFTNGISANVRASQTLTLQRAETGDSKNTSRQITATASYQHRGGLTIPLPFFRDFNLQNTVNFNLEFDFSRSLAEERKGVAVAYALKDERENWSVKPYITYSFTDKVTGSFNFTYSERFSILTGRQIDRKFGFDMNIAIRGS comes from the coding sequence GTGATCCGGCCGCGTGCGCTTTACAGGGGTGTTCTGTTTCTCTTAAGCGGCTCCCAATTTCTCTTGGGGGCGGTTGAGGACTCGGTCTACACCCATCCAATCCAGCCGCCCGATATCCTGCACAGGTTTATCGCTGTTCCCATTCCACCGCCGCCGCCCAGAGGGCTAGCCCTCGTGGGGTGGTCTTGGTCGGTCCCTACAGACTCCAGCACCCAGGCCCGGGTCCCGCCGCCCGACTCCGCCCAGGCAGAGGTAAGCGTCGGGGACGCCGTACTGACCTTGACCCTCTCCCTCGAGGATGCGCGTGATGTTCTGCGCCGGGCAGGGGGGGCAATCAGCTGGCCAGCCAACACGCTGCGCCGGGAGTGGGGCATTGATGCTGCGGGCGCGCAGATCACATTTTACCAGGAGCACGACGGCACGCCCACGAAGCTTCCCTCCACAGCCCCCCTGGACTGGTACGTCGCCAGTCGCGGCGAGGCTAACTTCCGGGACATGACTCTAAAGAAGCTGAGCGCCCAACTGCAACCGGTGGGTGAGTCCCGTACGCAGCGTCGAGGCACCATCGAGCTGCTCGGCGCCGACATCGCCGGGCAGCGGGTGTCCCTGCGGGTTTCGGGCAATGTAGCCATCAACGGCGGCCTGTCGTTTAAGAACCGGGAAAAGAGTTTCACCAATTTTCGGGCCGATCAGAACTGGGATTTCCTGGTGGATCAGAAGCAGCGCTTCGACATCGAGGGCACCATCGGGGATCGTATTTCGGTACTTGTTCATCAGGATAGCGAGAATGACTTCGAATGGGAAAATGCCATGAAGATCGCCTATACCGGCGATGAGGACGAGATCCTGCAGCGGATTGACGCCGGCAATATATCACTGTCCCTCCCGGGTACCCAATTCGCCACTGGCGGCAGCGGCATGAGCAACGGCCTGTTCGGTATCAAGGCCCTGGCCAAACTGGGGCCCGTGGATCTTACCACGGTCGCATCGATTGAGCGGTCACGGAAGTCGAGCAAATCCAACAAATTGGGCCAGGAGTATGTTATTACCGACATGCTGTACATGAAGAACCGTTACTTCTTTCTCGACAGTACCTTCAGGCAAGACTACTACCCGCTAACCAAGGCCTTGCCGGGTATCCCCGACGGTATCCATCTCGCGAATCCTGACCGCTTCGTCACGCGGCTGGATGTCTACCGCACAATCAGGGAGACCTCGGAGACCTATCAGGGCACGGCCTACGTGGACCCCGGCAGCATCACCATCTCAGCCAGTTTCAAAGTGGCAGGGCACTTTGAGCTGCTCACTCTGAACCAGGATTACACTTTTGATCCCCAGCTGGGCTGGATTCGGCTCAGGAGCCCCGCAGGCGACTATGATGCCATCGCAGTGGCCTATGCCTTGGCTAATGGCGACACCATCGGTACTGTGGGCGAACAAGCCGCGGACTCACCGGCGCTGAGGCTAAAACTCATCAAGGGTCTGGGACAGACAGCCAGCCACCCCACATGGCGGCTGGGGTTCAAGAACGTCTACAGTCTGGGCGGCGTGAATATCAATCCGGAAGGCTTTGAGGTCACCGTCATCGATCGCAAGGGACCTACCGGGAACGACGACCGGTTCACCAGCGGGGAAAGCTTTCTCTCAATTTTTGGCCTGGATGTGCTAAACCAAAACGGTGACAGCGAACCCGATGAGATGATCGATCTGGGCAATCCCAACGTCGTCAATCTAGCTCAGGGGGAACTGCATTTTCCGGCTTTGCTGCCCTTTGCCTATTCCGCCATCCCTGGCGTTGCTACCAGCCACCCAGCCATCGAAGAACTCTACGGTTACGAGCTGGAAGATCCCAACCAGAACTTCAGACAGGACCCGGGGGAGGATTTCAACGAAAACAACACCTGGGATGTGCCGGCCATCTACTACCGGCAGAACGCCAATGATCGGGCGGCCGCCTCACGGTTCGATATCGCGGTGAAACAGTCTGGTTTGGGCGCCAGCGAGTATAGTCTCGGCTTTAACCTGGTGGAGGGCAGCGAAACCGTCTTTATCAACGGCAACCCCCTGGATCGGGACCGGGACTACGATATCGATTACTTCACCGGCACGCTGACGATCCTGGACATGTCAAAATATGGCGCCAACCCCGAAATCACGATTGACTATGAGGAGAACCAGCTGGTTTCGTTCGACAAGAAGGTGATGCTGGGAAGCCGGGCCGAAATTGACTTGGGGCAGAATTCATTTCTTGGATTGACCGGGCTGTACTATAATCAGTCCATCGTGGATGAGCGCGTGGATGTGGGCTCCGAGCCCATTCAGAACATGTTGTGGGACCTGAACGGCCGCATCGCCCGGGAGGCGCCCTTCCTGACCCGGTTGGTGGACCGGCTGCCCTTCGTCGAGACCAGCGCCGCCAGCCAGTTTCGCCTGGATGGCGAATTTGCCCAGGTGTTGCCCAATCCCAACCCACTGGGCACCGCCTACGTGGATGATTTTGAGGCCGCCAAGCGCGTTACCAGCCCGTCGTTGATCTACCGGTCGTGGCGCTTCTCTTCGACGCCCGTGGATAAACGGGCCGGGGACCGACGCAGGCTGGCCTGGTGGAACCCCTACGTGGATGTGAACGTCAGGGATATCTGGCCCAATCGGGAGACATCCCTCCGTGCCCGCAACCTGACCACCACGGTTCTGGTGGTGGACGCCCTGTTCGAGGAGGTGCCGGAGGCGGTGGCGGGACCCGTCACCGAAGCCCTGTGGGGCGGGATCACCTACCCGCTGCTGGCGGGTGACTATGATCAGACCCTGAGCAAGTTCTTCGAGATCTGGGTCAAGGGCACCCAAGGCCGGTTGCATGTGGACGTGGGCAGCATCAGCGAGGACATCAACGGCAATGAACTGATCGATACAGAGGACCGGCCCGTGGCGGGTTTCAGCGAAGGCAATGGGCTGTTGGACTCGGGCGAAGATGTGGGGCTGGATGGCTGCCCGGACGAGTTCGAAGACGGCATGGGGGGCTGCCTGCTGGTGGATGCGCAAGGGAAAAGTGACGGTGATTTTGACCAGGACCCCGTCTCGGTTGCGGAGCAGATTTACGCCGGACTCTACGACGGCATCTACGATGGACCGCAGGTGCCCTGGGCCGACGAGGACGATCCCAATGGTGACAATTTTTTCAACACAAGGGCCAGCGATCCAAGTCGGGAACGCAATGATAACCTGAACGGCACCCAAGGCAACAGCCAGATTCAGGAAGGGAGTTACCCCGATACCGAGGACCTGGATGGCCTGGGGGGGCCCATCCCTGAGACCCTGGACAACTACTTTACCTACGGCATTCAGCTGGATCCCAACCACCCGGATTTTGACGCATCCCTGATGATTTCGGCTACCGAAAGCAATGGTGTGCCCACCGGGTGGCGCCTGTTTCGTATTCCGCTGCCCGATTTTGTGCCGGAGGGCGTGAAGTCGGTGAGCTGGGACAACGTCAAGCACCTGCGGTTGTGGTTGGACGGTTTCACGGATTCCGGTACGCGAGGCCTGACCGGCAGGTTGCAGATCGCGAAGATCGAATTCGTCGGCAACGAGTGGGAGGAGCTGGGTCTGGCCCCCAGTGGCACGGAGGACTATGTGGTGGTCGATTCGGCGGCGACGTTGGCCGTAACTGTGGCCAATAGCGAGGACAACGCAGATTACGAGTCGCCGCCGGGTGTCCAGGGCGAGTTTGACCGGCTCAATGATATCAAGCTGCGCGAGCAGTCGCTAGTGCTGGATTTCAGCCGGGCGGGCATCCCGCCGGGGTTCAAGGGAGCCGTCAAAAAATCCGTGCCCAAGCAGCGGGGCACCTTCCTCGTTTACAATACTATGGAGATGTTCGTTTTCGGCGCTGCCAACAAGGAAGCGATGACCAGGGAAGCCACCTCGGTCTGGTTCTGGTTCCGGCTAGGGGAGGGTTTGGACCAAAACGAAAAATACTACGAGGTGCGCAAACCGGTCTATCCCGGCTGGGACGACCGCAATCACATCAGCCTGAACATGCCGGCCATCTCCGCCCTGAAGTTACGGGCAACTCCAGATACCACCATATATGTGGGGACGGACACCATACCCGGCTACCTCGACTTAGACACAGGCATGGAGGTGTACATCAAGGGCGACCCATCACTGGAGCGCATTGCCCGGTACACGGTGGGCATCATTAATGAGCACTCCGAGACCATTAAGGGCCAGGTGATGCTGGACGAACTGCGGCTGGCTAAGGTGCGGAAGGACCGCGGGGTGGCGGTGCGGCTTAGCGCGGCGCTGAACTTTGCTGATTTGCTCACCACCTCATTTAACTACGCCCGGAGGGACGCAGATTTCCATACCGTTCAGGAGCGTATCGCACGCAATGCCTTGACCAACGAGACCTGGCGAGCCGATATGACCTTCAATCCCCACCTGTTCCTGCCCCCTTCCTTGGGAGTTCGGTTCCCCGTCAGCCTGAACTACACCAGTTCCATCAGATCGCCTAAGTACCGGCCCGGCAAAGACATCCTGGCAGGGAGCATTCGCACGGCACCGGATTCGATTCAATCGCGTAGTAATCAAATGACGTTCAAGTCCAGTTTTGCCAAATCGACGCGCAGCAAGCGCTGGCTGGTGCGGCAGACGTTCGACCGCCTCCAGGGGAGCGTAACGCTGGCCCGCAAAAAGGAGTCCACCACGCTTATCGCCGCCAATACCGTCACCAATATGAGCGGACAGCTCGCCTATCCCATCAAGTTTAGCGATGAGAACTATATACAGCCCTTCAAGGCGCTGGCGCGGCTGCCCTGGTTGGGCGAGCGATTGAAGGATACCAGGCTCTATTATGCCCCCACCCAGCTGAACTTCACGGCGAATGTAACTGAGTCCCTCACCGAAAGGGTGACCCGCGCCCGGCAAGACACTGTTTTGGACACCTACAACTTCAATCTGGCGCGCTCGGTTAAGGCCCGGTATCGGCTCACGGATCGCTTCAGCACCGACTATACACGGACGTCCAACAGCGTGCTTAACGCATTCCGCGAGAACAAGTTGGAAGCGCTACGAACTCTGGATCCAGGCGTGCCCCGAATTTTCACCGAGCAGTTTTCGGCCAGCTACAATCCTGATCTGGTGCGCTGGTTCAAGCCTAAATTTGCTTATCAGGCCCGATATGGCTGGAACAAGAACGCCCCTCTCGAGGAGGATTCAACTGGGGCTCGCATTACGACCCAGGGACGTGTCAGCGGCAATGTGACCCTGAAGCTCACCGATATCATCGAGCTGGTGTACAAGCCGGCTGGCAAACCCAAGACCTCAGCCGGGCGGCGAGGCCGTAGCCGTGGCCGCAGCAGTACCGCCCAACAGGCCACACCTGAGAAAAAGCAGCGCGAAATAACCAGCCCGCAGCTTAAGGCTCTGCTCAAAGCCCTGCATGCCGCTGCCGGCAAGGTGTTGCCTATCTCCTTCAACTATACCTACAACCGCAGCGGCGGCGAACCGGCAGCCCTGGGACAACCGGGCTACCCCTACCGGCTGGCTTTCAGCAGGGAGTCCGGCCTCCCTTCGGACACGACCCGTACCGGCAAATTCAGTCAGGCCACCAAGGCCGAGAACCAGGATATCTCCTGGCGGTCTGGCCTGAACCTCTCCCGCTCCATCAATCTAAATCTGTCACATACTAGAAAGTGGTCCAGGACACGCCGCATCGGCTCGTCCATCGTTAACCGCTCCGAAGACTTTCTCCTGCTGGGAGATGCGGACAAGGTGGGCTTCCCGTTCGTTAACTGGAGTCTCCGCTGGTCAAACCTTGAGAAGCTCCCGTTGCTCAATAAAATCCGTTGGAAGGTCAGTCTGGATCACAATCACCAGGGCAGTCATACTAGAAGCATCCAGAACAGCCGGACGCCCGTGGATAAGTACACCCGGCAGCTGCAGCCCCTGATCGGCCTCACAATTAACTTCACCAATGGAATTTCCGCCAACGTCCGTGCCAGTCAGACCCTCACGTTGCAGCGCGCTGAGACGGGCGACAGCAAAAACACCAGCCGCCAGATTACGGCTACCGCCTCGTATCAACACCGGGGCGGACTCACCATTCCCCTACCCTTCTTCCGCGATTTCAACTTGCAAAACACGGTCAACTTTAACCTGGAATTTGACTTCAGCCGGTCCCTGGCTGAGGAACGCAAGGGAGTGGCGGTCGCTTATGCCTTGAAGGATGAGCGGGAGAACTGGTCCGTGAAGCCGTATATCACTTACAGCTTCACCGACAAAGTGACCGGCAGCTTCAACTTTACCTACAGCGAGCGCTTCAGTATTCTTACGGGCCGCCAGATCGACCGCAAGTTTGGATTCGATATGAACATCGCCATCAGGGGCTCATAG
- a CDS encoding EutN/CcmL family microcompartment protein: MNLARVTGRVWATRKLPDLEGLKFLVLQPMDLVDGSDVGSTLVAADSQQAGEGDLVYYVTSKEASFPFDRKFTALDATIVGHVDRIDL; this comes from the coding sequence GTGAATCTGGCACGCGTTACCGGGCGGGTATGGGCCACCCGCAAATTGCCCGATCTTGAAGGGTTAAAGTTCCTTGTGCTCCAGCCGATGGACTTGGTAGATGGCTCCGACGTGGGCTCGACCTTGGTGGCGGCCGACAGCCAGCAGGCGGGGGAGGGCGATCTGGTCTACTACGTAACCTCCAAGGAGGCCTCGTTTCCCTTTGATCGGAAGTTTACGGCCCTGGATGCTACCATCGTGGGTCATGTGGACAGGATCGACCTGTGA
- a CDS encoding M28 family peptidase, translating into MSSAVASRLRLLLASWLVLGVSVACGQQAPYFDGREAFRLLERQVALGPRQPGSEGHAAMVRFLQEFLEPLADEVILQRVSRPHPYQDGPLHITNIVARFNAAARSHLLLLAHYDTRALADQDDDPANRNLPILGANDGASGVAVLLTLAQIMDQDTPPVGVDLLFVDAEDVGRSGDVANFGLGAKAFVPEMARLLGGTLPRYAVLLDMVGDAELTLPMEYHSWRDARSIVQRIWSLAAELGYTQFQARVGPAIYDDHMPFLEAGIPTVDIIDFDYPNTQTNYWHTLQDTPDKCSPESLEAVGTVVTTLVYSERP; encoded by the coding sequence GTGTCATCCGCCGTTGCCAGCCGCCTGCGGCTGCTGCTGGCCAGCTGGCTGGTTTTGGGAGTGAGTGTGGCGTGTGGTCAGCAGGCGCCCTACTTCGACGGCCGCGAGGCCTTCCGGCTGCTGGAACGGCAGGTGGCGCTGGGACCCCGGCAGCCCGGCTCTGAGGGACATGCAGCCATGGTCCGCTTTCTGCAGGAGTTCCTGGAACCCCTGGCGGACGAGGTGATCTTGCAGCGGGTCAGCAGGCCCCATCCCTACCAGGACGGCCCCTTGCACATCACCAATATCGTGGCCCGCTTCAATGCCGCGGCGCGGAGCCACCTGCTGCTGCTGGCCCATTACGACACCCGCGCACTAGCGGACCAGGATGACGATCCAGCCAACCGAAACTTGCCCATACTTGGCGCCAACGATGGGGCCAGCGGGGTGGCGGTGCTGTTGACCCTGGCGCAGATTATGGACCAGGATACCCCGCCTGTGGGTGTGGACCTTCTGTTTGTCGATGCGGAGGACGTGGGCCGCTCTGGCGATGTGGCTAACTTTGGCCTCGGCGCCAAGGCCTTTGTCCCCGAGATGGCGCGTCTGCTGGGAGGTACCCTGCCACGCTACGCCGTATTGCTGGACATGGTGGGTGATGCCGAGCTCACCCTGCCCATGGAATACCACTCTTGGAGGGATGCCCGCAGTATTGTGCAGCGGATTTGGTCACTGGCCGCGGAGCTGGGCTACACCCAGTTTCAGGCGCGGGTGGGGCCGGCCATCTACGACGATCACATGCCCTTCCTGGAGGCCGGCATTCCCACGGTGGATATCATCGACTTCGATTATCCCAATACGCAGACCAATTACTGGCATACCCTGCAGGATACCCCTGACAAATGCTCTCCGGAGAGCCTGGAGGCGGTGGGGACGGTGGTGACCACCTTGGTTTACAGCGAGCGGCCCTGA
- a CDS encoding response regulator: protein MMNNGQNRTAPLRIIVVDDEPDIRSYLSEYLTAKAYRVEMAQNGAEAMELFANGQYHLALIGRTLPDLSGFELVQRAKRVRPELVAVVMSGMPPASTDELIQYGVDEILSKPITFAELDFILGKYERFLRTLQENETLKHRQVDQAKLKHFFYEAGHQIKTPVVVLKEFAHLFREGFGGEMSTKQQQYMEAIDENINRLLYLVENIENLSKLDSGEWIIRLEEEDPREIIAQISNSWRPILEQRNLQLVEEITDQLPMVMVDSAAVQQVLFNLVDNASKYGPPNGKVTLRCFLSNDGSVQIEVEDQGERIPKEIRATLFLPFVRLPKHKAAPGLGLGLTVALSLMQRMDGDLWLASGSGKADSAVGNRFCIRMQAAQSNS, encoded by the coding sequence ATGATGAACAATGGCCAGAACCGCACCGCGCCGCTACGTATTATTGTGGTCGACGACGAGCCAGATATCAGGTCCTATCTGAGCGAATACCTGACTGCTAAAGCATACCGTGTCGAAATGGCGCAGAACGGTGCCGAGGCGATGGAATTATTTGCCAATGGTCAATACCATCTGGCCCTGATCGGCCGGACACTCCCTGATCTGAGTGGCTTCGAGCTGGTTCAGCGTGCCAAGCGAGTCAGGCCTGAGTTGGTGGCGGTCGTCATGTCGGGTATGCCGCCCGCTTCCACCGACGAATTGATTCAGTACGGCGTCGATGAAATCCTGTCCAAACCGATTACCTTCGCGGAGCTGGACTTTATTCTCGGCAAATATGAGCGGTTCCTCCGGACCTTGCAGGAAAATGAAACGCTGAAACACCGGCAGGTGGACCAAGCGAAGCTGAAGCATTTTTTTTACGAAGCGGGCCATCAGATCAAAACTCCAGTAGTAGTTCTAAAGGAATTTGCCCACCTCTTCCGGGAGGGATTCGGCGGCGAAATGTCCACCAAGCAGCAGCAGTACATGGAGGCCATTGATGAGAACATCAACCGTCTCCTGTATCTCGTGGAAAACATCGAAAACCTGAGCAAACTTGACAGCGGGGAGTGGATTATTCGGCTTGAGGAGGAAGACCCGCGAGAGATCATCGCCCAGATCAGCAATAGTTGGCGGCCCATCCTTGAACAGCGCAATCTACAGCTGGTGGAAGAAATCACCGATCAGTTGCCCATGGTAATGGTTGACTCAGCCGCCGTCCAGCAGGTTCTCTTTAACCTTGTGGACAACGCCAGCAAGTATGGACCACCCAACGGTAAAGTAACCTTACGCTGCTTCCTGTCCAATGATGGCAGCGTCCAAATTGAGGTGGAAGATCAGGGTGAGCGCATCCCCAAGGAAATTCGGGCTACGCTGTTCCTGCCCTTTGTTCGCCTTCCCAAACACAAAGCAGCTCCGGGCCTCGGCCTCGGCCTGACGGTGGCCCTAAGCCTTATGCAGCGCATGGATGGCGACCTGTGGCTGGCGAGCGGATCTGGCAAGGCCGACAGCGCTGTCGGCAACCGATTCTGTATTCGTATGCAGGCTGCACAGTCCAATTCCTGA